The sequence GATTTAATGCAATTGGAGATTCGCATAAAACATGTTTGCCGCAAGTTAATGCTTTCTTAATATGGGAATAATGCTTTGAAGGATGTGATATAATAAATACTGCATCAACAACAGATAATAACTTATCAAAATCATCAGTCAATAACACTTCTTGACTTTCATAGGATTTTCTTTCATTTTGATTAATCACAAGAGCCGCATTTACTTCAATTCCATTGACAAATTTAGATTCTTCATAAAACTTCTTTAAAACATTACCTTCACCAATCAAACCTAAATTAATACTTCTTTTTTCAGCCCGTAAATCAGAACTTGAAACACCTTTGGTTCTTTCAAGATAAATTACATCACAGTATTCTTTTAAATAATCAAAATGACCAACCCAATCCGAACCTACTGTAAAAATATCAACTTCAAATCGTTTGATATCATCTATTTTTTGACCTTCATATTCTTCAATTATGATTTCATCTGCAAGCCCTGTAGCTCGAACGGATTCAATTCTTTCCATTAATGACTGTTGAACATTGATTTTGCCTCTTTGTTTGTCAAAATCATCTGCAGTGACACCTACAATTAAATAATCTCCAAGTTCTTTGGCTCTTTCAAGAAGTCTTTGGTGTCCATAATGGAACAGATCATAGGTTCCGTATGTTATTACTTTTTTCATTTAAAATAATCCTCTTTTTTGTATATCTCTAAGTGCTTCTATTAATGTATCATTGTCTTTTGGAGTCAAGTCTCCCATATGACCTACTCTGAATAACATGGTCTTGGATAAATCATCTCTTGCAGTACTAACCCATATATCATACTCATTTTTTAATATTTCAACAATATTGGCTTCAATTTTTTCTTTGGAGTGAACTGTTGTTACTGCATTGGATAAACAATTTGATTTTACTACAAATGGAAATTCAGTAATTTTGCTTCTAAAGTCCTCTGCTAAATCAGATATTCTTTGTATTTCAGCTTCAATGCCACCATCATTTTTAAGTTGATTCAATCTAGCATTAAGCTGCAATATGATTGTGATTGCTGGTGTATAAGGGGTTTGACCTCTAATACCGTTTATTAGCATGTCTTCAAAATCAAAATACATGGATTTACAGGTATTCTTTTCTACACGTTTAATTGCATCTTCAGACAATACAATAATAGCAATTCCAGGAGGGCATGCCAAAGCTTTTTGAGAACCGGTTATTACAACATCAACGTCATGTTCGACCATGTTTAAATCATCAGCTAAAAATGAACTGACCGCATCGACAATTAATAATAGATTATTTTTTTTACAGAATTCGCTGATTAAGTTAATGTCATAATAGACTCCAGAACTGGTTTCACAGATATTTACTATAAATGCAGTATAATCTTTACCGTCATATTCAAATAACTTTTCACGAGTTAAACAATGCCCGAATTCTAATTTGATATCATCACAGTCGATATTGTGTAGGTTGCATAAGTCAACAAATCTTTGACCGAAACCTCCACCATTGACTATTAAAACTTTATCATCTTCATTTAATACATTCATAACAGTAGCTTCCATACCAGAAGTTCCAGATCCAGTTAAAAAGATTGCTCTTGAATCATCACTAGCTTGAAGAAGCTCCTTCATCAATTGCTCATTTTCGAGATTTACTTTGGAAAACTCAGGAGTTCTGAAATAGGGAGTTTGTCTAGAGCCAACTTCTAAAATTAAGTCACTACTCATTACAGGTCCTAATGCAAAATTTAACATCAAAACACCTTTTTTTATCCGATTACATAAAACATATAATTGGTTTCGCTATGATCGCTTAAATCATCAAAAAGATGGCCGGTGCGCATTTCTTTGCAGTTTAATTGTTTGAAGAAATCTAAATATTCTTGTTCAGTTCTATAAATTGCATTATAATCAGATTCTAAACCATCAGAGTAGAAATCTTTAAGAGTTAATCTGGTTTCCATGCATGAGGTTGGTTCCATAGCAAATATTATTTTGTCTTCAGCTCCTATTTGATTGACTTCATCCATTATAATGTTTATGTCATCATCATTGATGTACATTAAAAATCCGGAAAATATTATTACATCGAATGGAGGTTCAATCACCAGTTCATCTACTTTTATATCTGTAGCGGACATTAATTGGAATTTGCAGTTATCATAATCATAAGTTTTTTCAGCAATTTCAAGAAGGTCTTCTGAAAAGTCCAAACCTAAATATGAAGCACATTTGTCATGCAAAGCTTCAACCCA is a genomic window of uncultured Methanobrevibacter sp. containing:
- a CDS encoding Gfo/Idh/MocA family oxidoreductase; amino-acid sequence: MKKVITYGTYDLFHYGHQRLLERAKELGDYLIVGVTADDFDKQRGKINVQQSLMERIESVRATGLADEIIIEEYEGQKIDDIKRFEVDIFTVGSDWVGHFDYLKEYCDVIYLERTKGVSSSDLRAEKRSINLGLIGEGNVLKKFYEESKFVNGIEVNAALVINQNERKSYESQEVLLTDDFDKLLSVVDAVFIISHPSKHYSHIKKALTCGKHVLCESPIALNQSNFEELKQLANEKNLILMDSIKTAYSTAYNRLLLLLKGGKIGEIYSVDATCTSLREYEDNSWNSITSWAPTALLPIFQILGVNYKNKTINSLTLDEKQNFDLFTKIDFQYENAVASIKVANGVKSEGELIISGTEGYAYVPAPWWKTDYFELRFENQEDNKKYFYQLDGEGIRYELVAFAKSIELNRNNAYIDYDVSKAICKIIEDFENKDVNFIR
- a CDS encoding alanine--glyoxylate aminotransferase family protein, which produces MLNFALGPVMSSDLILEVGSRQTPYFRTPEFSKVNLENEQLMKELLQASDDSRAIFLTGSGTSGMEATVMNVLNEDDKVLIVNGGGFGQRFVDLCNLHNIDCDDIKLEFGHCLTREKLFEYDGKDYTAFIVNICETSSGVYYDINLISEFCKKNNLLLIVDAVSSFLADDLNMVEHDVDVVITGSQKALACPPGIAIIVLSEDAIKRVEKNTCKSMYFDFEDMLINGIRGQTPYTPAITIILQLNARLNQLKNDGGIEAEIQRISDLAEDFRSKITEFPFVVKSNCLSNAVTTVHSKEKIEANIVEILKNEYDIWVSTARDDLSKTMLFRVGHMGDLTPKDNDTLIEALRDIQKRGLF
- a CDS encoding bifunctional 2-polyprenyl-6-hydroxyphenol methylase/3-demethylubiquinol 3-O-methyltransferase UbiG, which encodes MSRLYGEKEDINSDKVKDFFNKRANKDVESDYSIVLFQDKENSEKRHEEEKKIFHENIDVSGKKVLEIGCGIGRWVEALHDKCASYLGLDFSEDLLEIAEKTYDYDNCKFQLMSATDIKVDELVIEPPFDVIIFSGFLMYINDDDINIIMDEVNQIGAEDKIIFAMEPTSCMETRLTLKDFYSDGLESDYNAIYRTEQEYLDFFKQLNCKEMRTGHLFDDLSDHSETNYMFYVIG